The proteins below are encoded in one region of Shewanella putrefaciens:
- a CDS encoding response regulator, with protein sequence MALNGVSILWVEDDPVFRQIVATFLSGRGAEVIQACDGEQGLSVFKQQRFDIVLADLSMPKLGGLDMLKEMVKLEPLVPSIVISGNNVMADVVEALRIGACDYLVKPVPDLFIIEQSIRQGLQRTHNDDPMWVDFDALSHQELNDNLALLEQSVEAAKQVQQQLFPASNISYPTAKVDYSLFKNSDISSYFIDSTMVGSEHLIMYMAHLYPEDNRAAFACVLLRSFVNQKLKNYRSGQSKTIIEPFNMLSYLNERLVKSGLDITVDIIYISIELTKYRAAIAQAGKGLRCYLRNDEGLSPLALSDSLQLGMLDWGKPSMQFRTILPQEQLCIATSDAQHKQYLLENKFKGLVYDPTIPAGGFMQLSL encoded by the coding sequence ATGGCGTTAAATGGTGTGTCAATTCTTTGGGTCGAGGATGATCCTGTGTTTCGGCAAATTGTCGCCACGTTTCTCAGTGGGCGAGGTGCCGAAGTTATACAAGCCTGTGATGGTGAACAGGGGCTGAGTGTTTTTAAGCAGCAGCGTTTCGATATCGTTTTAGCCGATTTAAGTATGCCTAAACTGGGCGGGCTCGATATGCTTAAGGAAATGGTTAAGCTTGAACCTTTAGTCCCTTCTATTGTTATATCGGGTAATAATGTGATGGCGGATGTCGTTGAGGCATTACGCATTGGTGCATGTGACTACTTGGTCAAGCCCGTCCCCGATTTATTTATTATTGAGCAATCTATCCGGCAAGGTTTACAACGTACCCATAACGATGACCCCATGTGGGTGGATTTTGATGCGTTATCCCACCAAGAGCTAAACGATAACTTAGCGTTGTTAGAACAAAGTGTTGAAGCCGCGAAGCAAGTTCAGCAACAGCTATTCCCCGCATCCAATATCAGCTATCCAACGGCCAAGGTGGATTACAGTCTATTTAAAAATAGCGATATCAGTAGCTATTTTATTGACTCCACTATGGTGGGCAGCGAGCACTTGATCATGTATATGGCGCATCTTTACCCTGAGGATAATCGCGCTGCCTTTGCTTGCGTATTATTAAGAAGTTTTGTTAATCAAAAACTTAAAAATTACCGGAGTGGCCAGAGTAAAACTATTATTGAGCCATTCAATATGTTGAGTTACCTCAATGAGCGGCTGGTAAAGTCAGGACTCGATATCACAGTTGATATCATCTATATCTCCATCGAATTGACTAAGTATCGCGCCGCCATTGCCCAAGCCGGTAAGGGGCTGCGATGCTATTTACGCAATGATGAAGGACTAAGTCCTTTAGCCCTTTCGGATAGCTTACAACTGGGGATGCTAGATTGGGGGAAACCCAGTATGCAATTCCGCACTATCTTGCCACAAGAACAACTCTGTATTGCCACCAGTGACGCGCAGCATAAACAGTACCTGCTGGAGAATAAATTTAAAGGTTTAGTTTATGATCCGACAATCCCCGCAGGCGGATTTATGCAGTTAAGTTTATAG
- a CDS encoding peptide MFS transporter, translating into MNVAKPQGTMLGHPKGLFLLFTTELWERFSYYAMRAILVLYLVDKVQSEGGHGLGWSEADAISLYGTFTGLVYLTPLLGGWLADTFLGQRRAIMIGGTLMAAGQFILGTPHAWVAGMSTEVFYVGLGTLILGNGLFKPNISTMVGDLYEEGDHRRDGAFTIFYMGINVGAFLSGIIVGSVVAAYDGNFQAGFICAGIGMILSLIIQLVFAQKLLGNIGRVPAARLEREKAAEKGEVRKEPLTKVERDRIKVIMVMGLFTIIFWAGFEQAGGLMNLFTNNFTDRMIGDWEVPTTWFQSLNAMFIVIFAPVVASIWVRLGKNEPNSPVKFALGLVLLAVGFLFMIGAVVEMGGDASAKSSMWWLVGAYFFHTMGELCLSPIGLSMVTKLAPLRIASLMMGAWFLFVAAANKIGGVVGSFIGHGGEVEEQLANAMAIFSGIAITAALSGVILYFMADKLVDWMHGAETKHHSEAEALEDEIAVTGEHEAIKR; encoded by the coding sequence ATGAACGTAGCAAAACCACAAGGGACAATGCTTGGGCATCCCAAAGGATTGTTCCTGCTATTTACAACAGAGCTATGGGAACGTTTTAGTTATTATGCAATGCGTGCCATTCTGGTGCTGTATTTAGTCGATAAAGTACAAAGTGAAGGCGGTCATGGCCTTGGATGGTCTGAAGCCGATGCGATTTCTTTATATGGTACTTTTACCGGTCTTGTGTATCTTACGCCGCTCTTAGGTGGTTGGTTGGCTGATACCTTTTTAGGCCAGCGCCGTGCCATTATGATTGGCGGTACCTTGATGGCCGCAGGACAATTCATTCTAGGCACACCCCATGCGTGGGTTGCTGGCATGTCGACAGAAGTATTTTATGTGGGTCTGGGTACTTTAATCCTTGGTAACGGCTTGTTTAAGCCAAATATTTCTACCATGGTTGGCGATCTTTACGAAGAAGGCGACCATCGCCGTGACGGCGCATTCACCATTTTCTACATGGGGATCAACGTTGGAGCTTTCCTTTCTGGCATTATCGTCGGTTCAGTGGTTGCTGCCTATGATGGCAATTTCCAGGCCGGCTTTATTTGTGCTGGTATTGGTATGATCCTGTCACTCATTATCCAGCTTGTATTTGCCCAGAAATTACTTGGCAATATTGGCCGAGTTCCAGCAGCAAGACTGGAGCGCGAAAAGGCGGCAGAAAAGGGTGAAGTTCGTAAAGAACCTCTGACAAAAGTAGAACGTGACCGAATCAAGGTCATTATGGTGATGGGTTTATTTACTATCATTTTCTGGGCGGGCTTTGAGCAAGCTGGCGGCCTGATGAACCTATTCACTAACAATTTTACCGATCGCATGATTGGTGACTGGGAAGTGCCAACTACTTGGTTCCAATCTTTAAACGCGATGTTTATCGTGATTTTCGCCCCAGTTGTCGCTTCTATTTGGGTTCGCTTAGGTAAGAATGAACCAAACTCCCCAGTAAAGTTTGCCTTAGGTTTAGTCTTACTGGCTGTTGGCTTCTTATTTATGATTGGTGCCGTTGTCGAAATGGGCGGCGATGCATCAGCTAAATCAAGCATGTGGTGGTTAGTCGGCGCTTATTTCTTCCATACTATGGGCGAACTTTGCTTATCACCTATCGGCCTCTCTATGGTGACCAAACTGGCTCCACTGCGCATTGCCTCGTTAATGATGGGCGCTTGGTTCCTATTCGTTGCCGCAGCTAACAAGATCGGTGGCGTTGTCGGTTCATTTATCGGCCATGGTGGCGAAGTAGAAGAACAGCTGGCTAATGCGATGGCGATTTTCTCGGGTATTGCGATTACTGCAGCTCTTTCTGGCGTCATTCTGTATTTTATGGCGGATAAGCTGGTTGATTGGATGCACGGTGCAGAGACTAAACATCACTCTGAAGCTGAAGCGTTAGAAGATGAAATTGCCGTCACTGGCGAGCACGAAGCGATTAAGAGATAA